A region of Nostoc sp. 'Peltigera membranacea cyanobiont' N6 DNA encodes the following proteins:
- a CDS encoding MBL fold metallo-hydrolase, which yields MTRRRLSSTIGFQLIYQDETQFGSAITGQCDTIIRRYCANIAAHRHRYGLADVVAHSRELLAATMVPGGLADLYQRPGVLLEDWLYPDTKAVKPVALQLERNTGESIVILELSPHLLSDLALYLGEWQQGSTTPTATIARELWNVLSDYGALVDFNELSVKPELGHATFVGHSTLRLSDGNSSILFDPFLLPKSEVYPPNYQPLSLEEMGQPDAVFITHSHPDHFDLGTLLRLGANTPIFLPEVKRESVLAIDMALRLHQLGFKNIHTLGWFDETQIGGMRIIALPFYGEQPTVAEALHPEIRNEGNTYLVEYCDRRIALTADSGTDCLGDVKKLAAAALERYGSLDTLFGGYRGFGLYPIQYLFSSVARYLPFVPEKSWQVRQKMMCDADDLIDVAEIWNAKRIVPYSDGGAPWYWQRGLGPCLDGSQAHIMAVDPTPEHVCQVANVRSGTRKDGAIASPVSICLLRPGDALAFAQEDTQVVQNQSWPYFKSVGKQLLS from the coding sequence ATGACACGTCGAAGATTAAGCAGCACCATTGGATTCCAACTCATCTACCAAGACGAAACCCAGTTTGGTAGTGCCATAACCGGACAATGCGACACTATCATCCGTCGCTACTGCGCCAATATCGCAGCACACCGCCATCGATATGGGCTTGCAGATGTGGTGGCTCATTCGCGGGAATTACTAGCAGCGACAATGGTTCCTGGTGGTCTTGCAGATTTGTATCAGCGTCCTGGTGTGCTTTTGGAAGATTGGCTTTATCCCGATACCAAAGCCGTTAAACCGGTTGCGCTTCAGTTGGAACGTAATACTGGCGAAAGTATCGTCATTCTCGAACTATCACCTCATCTCCTGTCCGATTTGGCTTTGTATTTAGGAGAATGGCAACAAGGAAGTACAACTCCGACTGCAACCATTGCCCGCGAGTTATGGAACGTGTTGAGTGATTATGGCGCACTGGTTGACTTCAATGAACTATCCGTTAAGCCAGAACTTGGCCATGCTACCTTTGTTGGTCACTCAACCCTGCGGCTCAGTGATGGCAACTCTAGTATTCTCTTCGATCCATTTTTGTTGCCCAAGTCTGAGGTTTATCCGCCAAACTACCAACCCCTCAGCTTAGAGGAAATGGGACAACCCGATGCTGTATTCATCACCCATTCTCACCCCGATCATTTTGATTTAGGAACCTTGCTGCGACTTGGTGCAAACACGCCAATCTTCCTTCCTGAAGTCAAGCGAGAATCTGTATTGGCGATCGATATGGCATTACGACTGCATCAGCTTGGGTTCAAGAATATTCACACACTTGGCTGGTTCGACGAAACCCAAATTGGTGGGATGCGAATTATTGCCCTGCCTTTTTACGGGGAACAGCCAACGGTTGCAGAAGCGTTGCATCCAGAAATTCGCAATGAGGGTAATACTTACCTTGTCGAATATTGCGATCGCCGTATTGCTCTCACAGCAGACTCAGGGACTGACTGCTTGGGAGATGTCAAAAAACTGGCAGCCGCAGCCTTAGAGCGTTATGGTTCCCTTGATACTTTATTTGGAGGATATCGAGGTTTTGGACTGTATCCGATTCAATATCTCTTTTCATCAGTCGCTCGCTATCTTCCTTTTGTACCAGAAAAAAGCTGGCAAGTCCGCCAAAAGATGATGTGCGATGCCGATGATTTAATTGATGTAGCAGAAATCTGGAATGCCAAACGAATTGTACCCTACTCCGATGGTGGCGCTCCTTGGTATTGGCAGCGCGGTCTTGGCCCTTGCCTTGATGGATCGCAAGCACACATCATGGCAGTCGATCCAACCCCAGAGCATGTTTGCCAGGTAGCAAATGTGCGCTCTGGAACCCGCAAAGATGGAGCGATCGCTTCTCCTGTATCGATTTGCTTGCTTCGCCCTGGAGATGCTCTTGCGTTTGCTCAAGAGGATACGCAAGTAGTTCAAAACCAATCTTGGCCATATTTTAAGTCAGTAGGGAAGCAACTCTTGAGCTAA
- a CDS encoding chorismate--pyruvate lyase family protein, with amino-acid sequence MQKVLISKHIEPLNLSPFQRILLTTDGTLTEILEAYLLEKIQLVKLSEEIVKITKSIPALDLDIGNQVIERKVLLQGKISLNNFIYAESIIVHERLDNSLRTKLTESQEPIGRLWLEHKLETFKEIIDSAIETSDDLSDYFNIAREDKILSRTYRVFSNKKPIIMITEKFPESYFLKKF; translated from the coding sequence ATGCAAAAAGTATTGATAAGTAAGCATATTGAACCGCTTAATCTGAGTCCATTCCAAAGAATTTTACTAACAACTGATGGCACGTTAACAGAAATATTAGAAGCTTATCTGTTGGAAAAAATTCAGTTAGTTAAATTATCAGAAGAAATAGTTAAGATTACAAAATCTATTCCAGCTTTAGATTTGGATATTGGTAATCAAGTAATTGAAAGAAAAGTATTATTACAAGGCAAGATTAGTCTAAATAATTTTATTTATGCCGAATCCATAATTGTACATGAAAGATTAGATAACAGTTTGAGAACCAAACTAACTGAATCTCAAGAACCAATTGGTAGGCTTTGGTTAGAACATAAACTTGAGACATTTAAAGAAATAATCGATTCAGCGATAGAAACATCTGATGACTTATCTGATTATTTTAATATAGCAAGAGAAGACAAAATACTTTCTCGGACTTATCGAGTTTTTTCTAATAAAAAACCGATAATAATGATTACTGAAAAGTTTCCAGAAAGCTACTTTCTTAAAAAATTTTAA
- a CDS encoding class I adenylate-forming enzyme family protein — MLEKSLIEVVKKYPDKTAIAYDTLRISYQQFYANITHLSNYLSTFSIDRGDCIALNLPNSPEFAIAFYATAKLNAIVLPINPLLKEEELSHYIIDSNTRAIITNSNGADISRKIISKIDKRIELIVLDDTYPFTKEVDKSIITESTSIFKGDVLYQYSSGSTGRPKRVCRTQNNLYQEVINFTETTNISPEDNILCIVPLYHAHGLGNCLLATIHNGATLVILEQVSHQGKAIEVPFIFRRSRVLELIEKEKITILPAVPYIFNTLAETPDDTQVDVSTLKLCFSAGNFLSKEIFDKFIQRFGIPPRQLYGCTEAGSIAINLDEDLKNTYNSVGCPLKNIDIKIIDDAGKELPIESIGEIVIKSQALTRGYHNQLEVNQQVFKDGSFFTGDLGKKDEFGRVYITGRKQIFIDTGGHKVDPLEIENILLTHSQVKEAVVVGIKGLYAGEIIKAVIVPQNQGICEEKDILSYCKDKLADFKVPKIIEFRDEIPKSPLGKILRKSLIDNLSETIKS, encoded by the coding sequence ATGTTAGAAAAAAGTCTTATTGAGGTTGTCAAAAAATATCCCGATAAAACTGCTATCGCTTATGACACATTGAGGATTAGCTATCAACAGTTTTATGCTAATATCACACATTTAAGTAACTATTTAAGCACGTTTAGTATTGATCGAGGTGACTGTATAGCATTAAATTTGCCTAATAGTCCAGAATTTGCGATCGCCTTTTACGCGACTGCTAAACTGAATGCTATAGTTTTGCCAATTAATCCTCTTCTCAAAGAAGAAGAACTCAGCCACTACATTATTGACAGCAATACAAGAGCAATTATTACCAATAGTAATGGGGCAGATATTAGTCGTAAAATTATCTCAAAAATAGACAAAAGAATAGAATTAATTGTCCTTGATGATACTTATCCATTTACCAAAGAAGTCGATAAATCAATAATTACGGAAAGCACCTCTATTTTTAAAGGTGATGTACTTTATCAATATTCCTCTGGTTCTACGGGCAGACCGAAAAGAGTATGTAGAACCCAAAATAATTTATATCAAGAAGTTATAAACTTTACTGAAACTACTAATATATCTCCAGAAGATAATATTTTATGTATAGTGCCACTTTATCATGCACATGGATTAGGAAATTGCTTGTTAGCTACTATACATAATGGTGCAACCCTAGTGATTTTAGAACAAGTTTCACATCAAGGCAAAGCCATTGAGGTGCCATTTATTTTTAGACGTTCGAGGGTATTAGAACTTATCGAAAAAGAGAAAATTACTATTTTACCTGCTGTTCCTTATATTTTTAATACTCTAGCTGAAACACCAGATGATACTCAAGTTGATGTTTCCACACTGAAACTATGCTTTTCTGCCGGTAACTTTTTATCAAAAGAGATTTTTGATAAGTTTATTCAGAGATTTGGCATTCCTCCGAGACAACTTTATGGTTGTACAGAAGCTGGTTCTATTGCGATTAATCTAGATGAAGACCTAAAAAACACCTATAATTCTGTAGGTTGTCCTTTAAAAAATATTGACATTAAAATTATTGATGATGCGGGGAAAGAACTACCAATTGAAAGTATTGGAGAGATAGTCATTAAAAGTCAAGCATTAACTAGAGGATATCATAATCAATTAGAAGTAAATCAACAGGTATTTAAAGATGGTTCGTTTTTTACTGGTGATTTAGGTAAAAAAGATGAATTTGGACGTGTTTACATTACTGGTAGAAAGCAAATCTTCATTGATACAGGAGGTCACAAAGTTGATCCACTAGAAATAGAAAACATCCTATTAACTCATAGTCAGGTTAAAGAAGCAGTTGTTGTGGGCATCAAAGGCTTATATGCAGGAGAAATTATAAAGGCAGTTATCGTACCTCAAAACCAAGGTATTTGTGAAGAGAAAGATATTCTATCTTACTGTAAAGACAAATTGGCTGATTTTAAAGTACCGAAAATTATCGAATTTCGTGACGAGATTCCCAAAAGTCCATTAGGCAAGATATTAAGAAAAAGCTTAATTGATAATTTATCAGAAACTATAAAATCATGA
- a CDS encoding acyl carrier protein, translating to MKNISLIEKEIKNVVLSILPNINSEDLSDSSNLFSIGLDSVNAMTLVLKLQNTFGIKFAVNDINAENFQSVQTLVRLINEKQG from the coding sequence ATGAAAAACATCAGTTTAATTGAAAAAGAAATCAAAAATGTTGTTTTAAGTATTTTACCAAATATTAATAGTGAAGATTTGTCAGACTCTAGCAATCTTTTTAGTATAGGGCTGGATTCTGTAAACGCTATGACACTTGTGCTTAAATTACAGAATACTTTTGGTATTAAATTTGCAGTTAATGATATTAATGCAGAAAATTTTCAAAGCGTACAAACTCTTGTGAGGCTAATCAATGAAAAGCAAGGCTAA